The Streptomyces kanamyceticus genome window below encodes:
- a CDS encoding alpha/beta fold hydrolase — protein sequence MSRPPTFVPPPCATARTLRTARGDFAVLDAVPPRGVPVAGTVLMLPGFTGSKEDFIALLEPIAAAGYRAVTVDGRGQYETAGPDDESAYAQEELARDALAQAAALGDETSAGPGALALLGHSLGGQVARAAVLLAPGTFSSLTLMSSGPAAITPTQQTRATMLADAVGVLSMDEVWQAMRAMEPPPPQDADTGAEDSADDSEALRARWLRHNPAQLIATARQLCTEQDRVDELAATPPPKHVLSGERDDTWPVPLLDDMAHRLRAHRSVIAGAEHSPNTDRPAQTAAALIAFWDRHRA from the coding sequence ATGAGCAGGCCTCCCACCTTCGTCCCGCCCCCGTGCGCCACCGCGCGCACCCTCCGGACCGCCCGCGGTGACTTCGCGGTGCTCGACGCGGTCCCGCCGCGCGGCGTCCCGGTCGCCGGGACCGTCCTCATGCTCCCCGGCTTCACCGGCAGCAAGGAGGACTTCATCGCCCTCCTGGAGCCGATCGCCGCCGCGGGCTACCGCGCCGTCACGGTGGACGGGCGCGGGCAGTACGAGACCGCGGGGCCGGACGACGAATCGGCGTACGCCCAGGAGGAGTTGGCCCGCGACGCCCTCGCCCAGGCGGCGGCACTCGGCGACGAAACCAGTGCCGGTCCCGGTGCCCTCGCGCTGCTCGGCCACTCCCTGGGCGGCCAGGTGGCCCGCGCCGCCGTGCTCCTGGCGCCCGGCACCTTCTCCTCGCTCACCCTCATGTCGTCGGGCCCCGCCGCGATCACTCCCACCCAGCAGACCCGCGCCACGATGCTGGCGGACGCCGTAGGAGTGCTGTCGATGGACGAGGTGTGGCAGGCCATGCGGGCCATGGAGCCGCCGCCCCCGCAGGACGCGGACACCGGCGCCGAGGACAGCGCCGACGACAGCGAGGCCCTGCGCGCCCGCTGGCTGCGGCACAACCCGGCCCAGCTGATCGCCACGGCCCGCCAGCTCTGCACGGAACAGGACCGGGTCGACGAGCTCGCCGCGACGCCGCCGCCCAAGCACGTCCTGTCGGGCGAGCGCGACGACACCTGGCCCGTGCCGCTCCTGGACGACATGGCGCACCGCCTGCGGGCGCACCGTTCGGTGATCGCCGGTGCCGAGCACTCCCCCAACACGGACCGCCCGGCACAGACGGCGGCAGCCCTGATCGCCTTCTGGGACCGGCACCGGGCCTGA
- a CDS encoding DUF4232 domain-containing protein: MHARSLLAAAATAGLGATLLTFAPAAEAHPDASAARAATCKEASLRVVASASAEPGVLRISVTNSGPACVVDRVPTVTFGNLDGAAQPVPPSESAPYKIATGGTAYAAVRTVDDPGNPQARVVDFVTVAGDPLHAGRRFTADALGLPDGVRVWEPVTTWWKPTRAQADAALPA, translated from the coding sequence ATGCACGCTCGCTCCTTGCTCGCCGCCGCGGCCACGGCAGGCCTCGGCGCCACCCTGCTGACCTTCGCCCCCGCCGCGGAGGCCCATCCCGACGCGTCCGCCGCCCGCGCGGCCACCTGCAAGGAGGCGTCGCTGCGCGTGGTGGCGTCCGCGTCGGCCGAGCCCGGCGTACTCCGCATCAGCGTCACCAACAGCGGCCCCGCCTGCGTCGTCGACCGCGTCCCGACCGTCACCTTCGGCAACCTGGACGGCGCTGCCCAGCCGGTGCCGCCGTCGGAGAGCGCCCCGTACAAGATCGCCACGGGCGGTACGGCGTACGCGGCCGTGCGCACCGTCGACGACCCGGGCAACCCGCAGGCACGCGTCGTGGACTTCGTGACCGTCGCGGGTGACCCCTTGCACGCGGGCCGCCGCTTCACCGCCGACGCACTCGGCCTGCCCGACGGCGTGCGCGTCTGGGAGCCGGTGACGACGTGGTGGAAGCCGACACGGGCCCAGGCCGACGCCGCGCTGCCCGCCTGA